Within Fusobacterium perfoetens ATCC 29250, the genomic segment TTACAATTCCAGCCAAATGCTCTATTTTTAATTCTTTATAAATAAAAAATCCAATAAATAAACAATATAATACTGCCATAGCTCCAGCTTCTGTAGGAGTAAAAAATCCAACTCTCATTCCTAAAATAATTCCAAATGGTAAAAGTAAAGCCCAAATAGAATCCTTCATTTGAAGAGCAACCTCTTTGCCTGTAGCTCTTTTTTCTCTTGTAGCTCCATAACCTCTTTTTCTCGAAATTATACTTACAGTAACCATTAAAGCTATACACATTAAAAATCCTGGAACATAACCAGCTAAAAACATTTTAGCAACAGATACATTGGCTATTAAAGAATAAATAATTAAATTTATTCCAGGAGGTATTACAGGAGTAATAGCTGAAGATGCTGCTGTTATAGCTGCTGAGAAAGATTTTGAAAATCCTCTTTTTGTCATCTCTGGAACTAATATTTTACACTCCATAGCTGCATCAGCATTAGCTGAACCAGAAATTCCACCCATAAGCACACTTAGAAGAACATTTACTTGAGCAAGTCCTCCTTTCATATGTCCAGATAAAACTTCTGCCATTTTCATTAATTTATCACTGATTCCTGAATAATTCATTACAGCTCCAGCCATTATAAAAAATGGAATAGCAAGTAATGGGAAAGATTCAGCACTTTTTATAAAAGTTTGTAATATTAAATCTGCAAAAGTGTTTGTATTCATAAATAAAAAGTAAAATAGTGATGATGCAAACAAAGCAAAGGAAATTGGAATATTACAGAAAAATAAAATAAAAAGTATTAAAACTGGTAATAATTTTTCCATTATTTATCTCCCTCCTTATTTATATCTCTAATAGCTTTTATTGTAAACCCTATAGAATGAAATAATATTAATCCAAATCCAACTATTAAAGCTGAATTTACATAGGCTGATGAAATTCCTAATACAGATGTTGGTTTAGATACAGAATATTTTGTAAAAATAATACTTAAATAAAATAAAACTCCTGTTAAAACTGTTACAAAAATATTTACTAAAACCATAAAAATTTTTTGCATTTTTTTAGGTAGTAATTGTACAAGCATATCAACACCTATGTGCATTTTTTTCTTAAAACAAGCAGCTCCACCAATATATATACTCCATATAAATGAAGTTGTAGCTATCTCTTCAGCACTTGAGATTGGAGAACCACCAAAAGTTCTCAACATAACATTTAAAATTACACTAGAAACTGTTATACAGATAAATATTCCAGCTATTATCTCTTCTAAATTATTTAATATTTTTTTCATAAGTATACCTCTCTTATTAAATGAGGCTTCTTTAATTTTATTTAAAGAAGCCTCTGTTAAACTTTACATATTAGACTTATAGATTATTTTTCATTTCTAATTTTAGCTAATTCTTCTTGTATTCTTTCATAAGTTCCTTCTGGAGTACCTAAATTTTTATAAATTCCTTCAGTTAATTTTGCAAATGCAGGTAAATTAACTTCGTTAATTTCTACACCAGCAGCTTGTAATTTTTCTATTAATTCTTTATCTAAATCAACCATTCTAATATTATTATTTATAGCAGCTTTATCAAATTCTTCTTGCATTACTTGTCTTTGCTCATCTGTTAAACTATCCCAAACTTTTGTAGAAATATATACTCCTGCAGTTCCTAAGAAGTGTTGAGTTAAACTCATTTTCTTTCTTAACTCATAAGTTTTTGTTAAATAGTTAGTTGCATAAGAACCTTCTAAACCATCAATAACACCTTGTTGTAAAGCTGATATTGTTTCTCCAAATGGCATAGATACAGCACTTGCCCCCATAGCATTTAAAGTATCTATAAATAATTTACTAGCTGGAACTCTGATTTTTAATCCTTTTAAATCTTTTGGTTCAACTACTTTTTTATCAGTTATTAAACTTCTAAATCCAAATATATAATCAAGTGATAAAACTTTTATTCCTTTTTCTTCAGCTTTTTTCTTTAATCCTTCTACATAATCTGTATGCATTAATTTTACATATTCATCATAATTTTCATATAACATTGGTCCTGCTAAAGCTGTAAATTCAGGAACATAATCTCCTATATAGCTTAAATCTTCTACTGATATAAAATTAGCTCCTCTAACAACTTGCTCTAATCCATCTTTATAAACAGGTAATTGTCCATTAGGGAATAGTAATAATTCAACTTGACCTTCTAATCTCTTATTAATATTTTCCGCTGCTTCTGCCATAGCAATATGAGTAGGTTCATTATCTTTAAAAATATAACTTACTCTTATTTCTAAAGGTTTATTTTCCTTTGCAGCTTCTTTTTTCTCTCCTCCACATCCCATTAAAAATGCTCCAACTGTAAGAGCTAATAAAAGACTTTTAAATTTTCTCATAAATTTTCTCCTTTCAAACTGTATTATTAACTATTTATTGCTTTCCTTTAACATAATATCTGGATAATTTGTAATTACTCCATGAACACCTATACTTTCTAACCATTGATAATCAACAACAGTATTTACTGTCCAAACAAAAGTTTTTATTCCTTTTTCTTCTAATTCTTTTACAGTATTTTTCGTTATTAAATTAATTTCTGGATGATAACTATAAGAAACTAATCCATTGTCATCTAAATATTTTGGTAAATTTAAAATTTCACTAGCTGTTAGTAAAGCTAATTTTAATTTTGGTTCTAATTTATGTAATGATTGGATAATGCTATGATGGAATGATGAAATTACAACTGAATCTAATCTATCAGCTTCATAAATTTCTTTTAATACAAGTTTTTCAATATCAGCTCTTCCTCTTTCAATTTCTTTTATCTCTATATTTAGAAGAACATCTTTAGGTACAACTTCAAATACTTCTTTTAGAGTTGGAACTCTTTCTCCTTTAAACTTTTCAGAAAACCAACTTCCACAATCTAAACTTCTTATATAATCAAAATCTAATTGATAAATATAACCTTTTCCATTAGTAGTCCTATCAACTTTCCAGTCATGAATAACCACTAACTTCCCATCTTTTGTTAACTGGACATCAATTTCTACTCCATTGGCTCCTTGTTCCACAGCTAATTTTAAAGCAGATAAAGTATTTTCTGGAGCATATGCAGAAGCTCCTCTATGACCTATAACTAACATTCTTCCACCCCTAACGAAAAAAAGTAGCCTAAAATTTTTTCAAAAATGAAAATTCTAATAGCCACTCCCCTCTCCAGCTTTTATTATTTTTATATTAATATATTAGCAACTTTATTTTAATTTGTCAATAAGATTTTAGTTTTTTTGTAGAAATTTTTATACTGAAATGATTATTTTTTTCTCGATTTCGTACTATAATAAAATTTATTAATGATTTTTACTCTATTTTTTGATAAAATAAAATTTATATATTTAATTAAAATTTTATATTTATTTGATAATATTTTTTATAATATAAAATTTAAAATATTGCTATAAAAAAGAGTTGAAGCAAACTAAAAATTTTTAAACAATTAATTTACATCAACTCTAATATTTTTTATTTTTTTATTTTATTTATTTTTTAAAATATATTTTATAGCTTCCATTCCAGCTATAGTTCCATCATTTACAGCAGTAGTTACTTGTCTAACTTTTTTAGCTACCATATCTCCAGCTACATATATTCCCTCTACATTTGTTTTCATAGTTTCATCTGTAACTACAAAACCTACTTTATCTAATGTAGCAAACTCTCCTAAAAGTTCTGTCATATTTTTTGTTCCAAGATATAGGAAAGCATATTGAGTTTCAAACTCTTTTTCCTCTCCATCTACTGAAACAAGAGCTTTTTCTAAATATTCATTTCCTGAAAGCTCTTTTAATTGAGCATTTAGATAAATTTTTACCTTTTCATTTTCTTGTAAAAGTTTTAGTTGTTCCTCACTACATTTTAATTCACTATCAGTTACAAATATATTAATCTCTTTTGAAAATCTAGTTAAAAACATAGCTTCCTCTGCTATCTCCTCACCTTTTCCAAATAGAGAAACTGTCATATTTCTAGTGAAAGCCCCATCACAAGTAGCACAATATGAAACACCAGCTCCTAAAAATTCCTTTTCTCCAGGAATTTTTTTACCAGAATTTTTACCAGCTCCTAAAGCAACCACTACTGTTTTAGCTCCAACATTTTCTACATCTGTTTTTACAATTTTAGGGGTTGAATATATATCTATTCCTAAAAAAGTTCCCTCTAAAAATTCTACATTAAATCTTTTAGCTTGTTCTCTCATATTTTCAAGAAGTGCTTTTCCTGTAATCTCTTGAGGAAAACCAGGATAATTTTCTATTGAGTGAGCCATAGCCAAACTTCCTACATCTCTTTTTTCTATTACTAAAACTGATAAATTACTTCTTCCACCATAAATTGCTGCTGTAAGTCCTGCTGGTCCTCCACCAACTACAACTAAATCATAATTTTTCATCAATAACCTCCTTTAAATTATTCCTAGTGATGTTAAAAATATTCTTTCTTCTCCAATAGTGGTACTTTCAGTATGTCCACTATACACCACTGTTTCACTTGGTAATTTACAAAGTCTTCTTAGACTATTAAAAAGTTGTTCTCCGCTACTTTCTGGAAAATCATATCTTCCAAAACTTCTTCTAAACATTGTATCTCCAGATATTAAAATTTTATCCTCTTTATCAAAGAAACATTTAGAACCTCTAGTGTGACCTGGAGTATCTATAACTAAAAATTTTCCTATCATATCTCCATCTTTAATTCTTTTGAAAGAGCCTTTATATATAAAGTTTATTCCAAAAATATAAGTTGAATGATTTTTTGCTGGGTCCACTAAACACTCAGCATCCTCATCTCCAATAAATACTTTAGCATCTGGGTAAACTTCTTTTATAGCATTTAATCCACAAATATGGTCTGAATGTCCGTGAGTTAAAATAATATATTTTAATTCTAATTGATTTTCATTTATAAAATCTATAATTTTATCTATTCTTTCTCCTTCACAATCAAATAAATATGCTTCTTTATTTTCATCCCATAGAAGATAGCTGTTTGTCATAAATCCGCCAGTATAAAACCTTTTTATATTCATAAATTATTACCTCCATTTCTCTTCTTATTATATATCTTATCATTTTTTATATCTATTTTCAATTTTTAATATTTTTATCAGATTTTTTTCTAATATAAGTTGATATTTTTTTTCTAACATTATATAATATACATTATAATTAATATGGGTTTAATTTATGAAATATTTTAGTGAGGATATATAAATGAATAAAGATTACAACATAGGAGTTTTTGATTCTGGACTTGGTGGAATTACTGTCCTAAAGGAAATTTCTAGACTTTTACCTAATGAAAATATTATATACTTTGGAGATACAAAAAATGTCCCTTATGGAGAAAAAACAAAAGAGGAAATTCAAGCTCTTTGTGAAAGAATAGTAAGATTTCTATTTACTAATGGTTGTAAATTAATAGTTATAGCTTGTAATACTGCTTCAATAGCTGCTTATGAATATTTACATAAAATTTCTCCTATTCCTATTGTGGGAATAATTAATTCTGCTGTAGATTCTATTCCTTATAATACTTATAAAGAAATAGGAATAATAGGTACACCTTTTACTGTAAACAGTGGAGAATATCCTAGAAAAATTAAGGAAAAAGATGAAAATTTGAAAATATATTCTGTTGGATGTGAAAAACTTTGTCCTATGATAGAAAAAGGTTGGGAAAATTTTTCTGACAGAAGAGTTATACTAGCTGATTATATCACTCGTATTCCAAAATCAGCTGAAGCTTTACTTTTAGCTTGTACTCATTATCCTCTTATTCTTAATGATATCAAAGATATTTTTGAAGGAGATATTTTAGACCCAGGAGAAGAGTGTGCTAGAGAAGTATTTAGAACATTAAAAGCTAATAATCTTTTTAATCCGAAAAATGAAAAAGGAAAGATTGAATTTTATGTAAGTGGTGATAAAGAGATTTTTCAAAAGAAAGCACAAGAATTTTTAGGTTATGAAATAACTAGACTTTTTAAAGTAAATATTTAATAAAAATATATTTTATAAAAAAGCTGAGTAGCATTAAAAAAGTTTTACTCAGTTTTTTTATTAAAATTTTTTAATCTTATTTTTTTAATTTTTACTATTTTCAAGGTATTTTACTTTCTATCAAAAATTTATAATTTCCTAAACAATAAAAAGAAAAAGAAGCCCAAGCTTCCTTTTCTTTTGTCTTATATAATCTTTATTAAAATTTAGAAACATTATTCATATAGAGGAAATTTTAAACAAAGAGCTTTTACTTCCTCTCTTATTTCTTGAAGTTTTTCTACATTATTTATATTATCAACAACCTCTAATATAAATTTTGCAATTTGCTCCATTTCTTTTTCTTTCATTCCTCTAGTTGTCATAGCTGGAGAACCTATTCTTATTCCACTTGTTACCATTGGTTTTTCTGTATCATAAGGAATTCCATTTTTATTTACAGTAATTCCAGCTATTTCTAAAGCTTTTTCAACTTGTGCTCCTGTTAATCCTTTATTAGCTTTTACATCTATTAATACCATATGGTTATCTGTACCACCACTAACTATTCTAAGTCCTCCTTCTTCAAGAACTTTTGCTAAAACTTTCGCATTTTTTACAACTTGATGTTGATATTCTTTAAAGCTTGGTTCTAAAGCTTCTTTGAATGCCACAGCTTTAGCTGCTATTATGTGCATTAATGGTCCCCCTTGAATTCCAGGGAATATAGTTTTATTTATTTTTTTTGCAATTTCTTCGTTATTTGTCATTATAACTCCACCACGAGGTCCTCTTAGAGTTTTATGAGTAGTAGTTGTAACAACATCTGCATAAGGAATTGGACTTGGATGTTCTCCTGTAGCTACAAGTCCAGCTATATGAGCCATGTCTACCATTAAATAAGCTCCTACTTTATCAGCAATTTCTCTAAATTTTTTGAAATCTATAACTCTTGCATAAGCACTAGCTCCAGCTACTATTAATTTTGGTTTAACTTCCATAGCAATTCTTTCAACTTCGTCATAATCTATTAATTCAGTTTCTTTTGATACACTGTAAGAATATACATTGTAATCTTTTCCTGAAAAGTTTACATTTTTTCCATGAGTTAAATGTCCCCCATGGTCTAATCTCATTCCTAAAATTGTATCTCCAATATTTATTAATGCTTTGTAAACTCCCATATTAGCTTGTGAACCTGAATGAGGTTGAACATTTACATAATTTACATTAAATAACTTTTTTGCTCTTTCAATGGCTAATTTTTCTGCCACATCTACATAAATACATCCACCATAATATCTTTTATCTGGATATCCTTCAGCATATTTATTTGTCATTATACTACCTGCAGCTTCTAAAACGGATGGGGACACGAAGTTTTCAGAGGCTATTAATTCAATTCCTTCATTTTGTCTCTTTCTTTCTAGTTCAATTGCTTCAAATATTTCTCTGTCTGTTTCGTAAAGTTTTTCTAATTTTATCATTTGTGTCCTCCATTTTATCTTAAGCCTTAGGCTCTTTATTTTAGATTTTTTTATCTTATCATATTTCAAAAAAAAATAAAAGTGTTTTTTTAATAAAAACAAATGTTTTTTATTTTTGTTTATTATTTGTACATAGGAATTACTATTTATATATTTCCTTTTTTATCTAAAGATGTTATAATTTAAAATATTAAAGCTAATAATTTAAAACTATAAAAAGCTTGTAATAAAATTTAGGAGGATATATGAAAAAAGTTAAGTTTTTATACAATCCTTTTTCTGGAGAAAAAGAAATTGTTAAATACCTAGACTATATTATTTATTCTTATCAAAAAAAAGGTTATACTATAATTCCTTATAGAATTAGTTTTGATTCTAATTTAGAAAATGTTTTTGAAGATATTGATGAAAGTTTTCATCATATTTTAATTTCTGGTGGAGATGGAACTGTAAATGAAATTGTAAATATTATGAAAAGAAAAAATATAGATTTACCTATAGGAGTGATTCCAGCTGGTACAGCTAATGATTTTGCTCATTTAATCGGTATGCCTCAAAGTATAAGATATTCCATTGATATGATATTAAATAGCGAAGTTTCTACTGTAGATTTAGGAAAAGCTAATGGAAAATATTTTGTAAATATTTTTAGTTCTGGACTTTTTACAGATGTTTCTCAAAAAACTCCTACTGAATATAAAAATACTTTTGGAAAATTAGCTTATTATTTTACAGGAATAAAGGAATTACCTAAATTTAAAATGTTAGATTTAATGGTAAAATCTAAAGAGTATTCTTTTGAGGGAAGCTCTATTCTTTTCTTTGTTTTTAATGGTAGAACTGCTGGAAATTTTCAAGTGGCTCATGATTCCACAGTTGATGACGGTTTTCTTGATGTAATCATCATTCCTAAAGAAAATTTCTTAGAAAAATTATATATTCTCCCTCATTTAATGTTAAAAAATAATACCTCTTACCCAAAAGGTATTATACATTTTAAAACTGATGAGATAGAAATAGATGTTAAAAATAAAGGAGATTATACTACTGATATTGATGGAGAACCTGGACCTCATTTTCCTATAAAAATCACTTGTGAAAAAAATGGATTAAAAGTTTTAGGTTGGATATAAAAAACAAAAAAGTGAAGATTTTATTCTTCACTTTTTTATCAAATAAAAACTTCTATTCTTTTAAAAGCCACTCTATAACATTTACTCTTTTAATTCCATCATAATTAGAGTTTAGTAAAATTTCATCTAAAGTTATTAAATATTTAACATGATTATCTGTAAAGTTCAAATTAGGATTATATTCCTATTTTTTACAAAAATGAATATCTAAATAAAACAAAAAAGCTCTCAAGAAATTGAGAGCTTCTATCTGACCTTTTGAATCCAAACTTTAAAGTACCCAACGGGTATTTACATATATATTATAAGATATTTTTGTTAAAAAGTCAATATTTTTAGAAATCTACATCACTTTCTGATAATTTTGGGGCTTTGGCATCTTTTGGAGAAAGAATTGGATTTTCAATTCCCCAATTGATATTTAGCTCTTCATCATTCCAAATTATATTTCTATCAGCTTCAAAGTTATAATAGTTATCAGCTTTATATAAAAATTCTACATTATCAGTTAAAGTTAAAAATCCGTGAGCAAAACCTCTAGGGATTAAAAACTGTCTTTTATTTTCTTCTGATAAAACACAAGAAACCCATTTTTTATAAGTTTTAGAATTTTTTCTTAAATCTACAGCTACATCTAAAACTGCTCCTCTTACACATCTTATAAGTTTTGCTTGAGAAGCTTCTCCTTTTTGGAAATGTAGACCTCTTAAAGTTCCTTTTACTGCTGAAAAAGAATGGTTATCTTGTACAAAATTATAGAAAAGTCCAGCTTCTTCCATTTTTCTTTGTGACCAAGATTCAGTAAACCAACCTCTATTATCTCCAAAAACTTGTGGTTCTATTATAACTACATCTTCTATATCTGTTTTTATAACTTTCATTTTTTCTCCTAATATTTTATTTTATCCTCTGCTACTTTTAAAAGATATTGTCCATAATTTGATTTTCCATATTTTTTAGCTGCTTCTAAAAGTTTCTCTTTATCTATCCATTTATGTAAATATGCTATTTCTTCTAAAGAAGCTATTTGTATTCCTTGACGGTTTTCTATTGTTTTTATAAACTCTGTAGCTTCTGCTAGTGAATCCATTGTTCCTGTATCTAACCAAGCATAACCTCTACCTAAAGTTATTACATTTAATGTTCCATCTTCTAAATACATTTTATTTAAGTCAGTTATTTCTAACTCTCCTCTTTTTGATGGTCTTACTTTTTTTGCAAAATCTACAACTCTATTATCATAGAAATATAATCCTGTTACACAATAATTTGATTTTGGATGTTCTGGTTTTTCCTCTATTGATATGGCTTTTCCATCTTTGTCAAACTCCACTATTCCAAATCTTTCTGGGTCATTTACATAATAACCAAAAATTGTTGCTCCAACCTCTTTAGCTTCAGCTTCTTTTAAATGTTTTGAAAGTCCTGCTCCATAGAAAATATTATCTCCTAATATCATTGCACAAGAATCATTTCCTATAAATTCTTCCCCAATTAAAAATGCTTGAGCAAGTCCATCTGGTCTTGGTTGTTCTGCATAACTTAAAGAGATTCCATATTGACTTCCATCTCCTAAAAGTTTTTTAAAATTTGGTAAATCTTGTGGTGTTGAAATTATTAAAATCTCTTTTATCCCTGCTAACATTAGAGTTGACAATGGATAAAATATCATTGGTTTGTCGTAGACTGGTAAAAGTTGTTTTGATGTTACCATTGTAAGAGGGTATAATCTTGTTCCTGACCCTCCAGCTAATATTATTCCTTTCATAAACTACTCCCTTTGTAATAATTTTATAATTTTATTATACTTTATTATAAAATAAAAATCAATTACTATACTTTATTTTCCATTGACTAATATTAAAAAATATGATATACTTTATTTTTACAAAATGACTTAAAAGTCATTTTATAATTTGGAGGTAATAAATGAAAAAAACTTTTTTAATTTTAGGTATTGGAGCTATTCTTGCTCAAGGAGCTTATGCTAACAGTATTGGATTAGGATATGGAGTTACTAGTAAAGTTTTCAAAAGTGATGAACCTCATTATGTTTTACCCTTTGTAGATATTGAATATAATGGATTTTTTATTGATGGAGGAAAACCATATGGATTTGCTTTTGGATACAATTTAATTGAAGAGGATAATTATTCTTTCTCTATTTATGCTATTCCTTTTGGAGGATATAAAATAGAAGCCAAAGATATGGATGCAGGTTACAAAGGAATTGATGATAGAGATACTCAATTTATGGGTGGAGCTGAATTTTCTTATACTTTTATTCCATTTGAAGTTACTTCTTCTGTAGCTTTAGAATATGGAAAAGAAGGAGGAAATATTCATTTAAAACTTAATAAACCTTTCTATATTAATTCTCAATTTACTTTAGTTCCTAGCTTCAATTATACTTACTACAATAATAAAATGGTGGACTATTATTTTGGTGTAGATTCTCATGAAACTAAATACAATAGACCTGAGTCATATAATATTCATGGAGCTTATGATGGAAAAGCTGGATATACTTGTGGAATTGGATTACTTGGAAACTATCAACTGACTGAAAGTTTTTCTACAGTTGGATTTGTAGGAATAACTAAATTATCTAAGGAGTTATCTGATTCTCCTTTGGCTCATGATGATATTGTTACAGCTGTTGGTGGAGGAATTATTTATTCTTTCTAATTATAATTTAAATACAAAAAGGGTATTGCAAAAATTTACAATACCCTTTTTTATTATTTTTCTTTATATTCTGTTATTCTTACACTTGAATCATATTCTCTTTTATAATCTCTAAGTTCTATATATTTTATTTTTTGTTCTAATAAGAATATTTCTTTTTCTAAGATTTTAAATTTTTCATCTAAAACTAAAGCTTCTTTTTCTGTAACTTTTCTTAAACTAGTACTAAGTTTTTCAATTTCTAAAACTTTTCTATTAATTTCTTTTTCTTTTTCTAATAATTTCAAATTATTATTAGATATTTCTAAATATTGTTTTTCTTTTATAGAACTTTTATTTTTTACAGCTAAGTCACCATTTTCTAGGACCACTACTTCATTAGAACCTAAATTATATTTTGATAATAAAGTTGAATAAAAAGCTATTTTTTCTTTTATAATATCTAACTCTCTTAATAATATAGTTTTTTCTCCAGATAATAATATTTTTTCCTTTTCAACATTAATAGCTAAATTATTAGATACAATATAGCTTTCTAAATCTCTATAAATACTATTTCTTATTTTCCAAATTTCAAAAGATAT encodes:
- a CDS encoding TRAP transporter large permease, yielding MEKLLPVLILFILFFCNIPISFALFASSLFYFLFMNTNTFADLILQTFIKSAESFPLLAIPFFIMAGAVMNYSGISDKLMKMAEVLSGHMKGGLAQVNVLLSVLMGGISGSANADAAMECKILVPEMTKRGFSKSFSAAITAASSAITPVIPPGINLIIYSLIANVSVAKMFLAGYVPGFLMCIALMVTVSIISRKRGYGATREKRATGKEVALQMKDSIWALLLPFGIILGMRVGFFTPTEAGAMAVLYCLFIGFFIYKELKIEHLAGIVKETVYGTSSVMFIIIGAGVFGQYLNWERIPHIIGEYLMNITSSPIAFLLIVNAILLLIGMFIEGGAAMIILAPLLIPTARSLGIDPVHFGIVMIVNIMIGGITPPFGSMMFLTCSIVDVPIKEFVKESLPFIVALFIVLVIVTFCPKLMLLLPNLI
- a CDS encoding TRAP transporter small permease, whose translation is MKKILNNLEEIIAGIFICITVSSVILNVMLRTFGGSPISSAEEIATTSFIWSIYIGGAACFKKKMHIGVDMLVQLLPKKMQKIFMVLVNIFVTVLTGVLFYLSIIFTKYSVSKPTSVLGISSAYVNSALIVGFGLILFHSIGFTIKAIRDINKEGDK
- a CDS encoding C4-dicarboxylate TRAP transporter substrate-binding protein, whose amino-acid sequence is MRKFKSLLLALTVGAFLMGCGGEKKEAAKENKPLEIRVSYIFKDNEPTHIAMAEAAENINKRLEGQVELLLFPNGQLPVYKDGLEQVVRGANFISVEDLSYIGDYVPEFTALAGPMLYENYDEYVKLMHTDYVEGLKKKAEEKGIKVLSLDYIFGFRSLITDKKVVEPKDLKGLKIRVPASKLFIDTLNAMGASAVSMPFGETISALQQGVIDGLEGSYATNYLTKTYELRKKMSLTQHFLGTAGVYISTKVWDSLTDEQRQVMQEEFDKAAINNNIRMVDLDKELIEKLQAAGVEINEVNLPAFAKLTEGIYKNLGTPEGTYERIQEELAKIRNEK
- a CDS encoding glycerophosphodiester phosphodiesterase, with the protein product MLVIGHRGASAYAPENTLSALKLAVEQGANGVEIDVQLTKDGKLVVIHDWKVDRTTNGKGYIYQLDFDYIRSLDCGSWFSEKFKGERVPTLKEVFEVVPKDVLLNIEIKEIERGRADIEKLVLKEIYEADRLDSVVISSFHHSIIQSLHKLEPKLKLALLTASEILNLPKYLDDNGLVSYSYHPEINLITKNTVKELEEKGIKTFVWTVNTVVDYQWLESIGVHGVITNYPDIMLKESNK
- a CDS encoding NAD(P)/FAD-dependent oxidoreductase, encoding MMKNYDLVVVGGGPAGLTAAIYGGRSNLSVLVIEKRDVGSLAMAHSIENYPGFPQEITGKALLENMREQAKRFNVEFLEGTFLGIDIYSTPKIVKTDVENVGAKTVVVALGAGKNSGKKIPGEKEFLGAGVSYCATCDGAFTRNMTVSLFGKGEEIAEEAMFLTRFSKEINIFVTDSELKCSEEQLKLLQENEKVKIYLNAQLKELSGNEYLEKALVSVDGEEKEFETQYAFLYLGTKNMTELLGEFATLDKVGFVVTDETMKTNVEGIYVAGDMVAKKVRQVTTAVNDGTIAGMEAIKYILKNK
- a CDS encoding MBL fold metallo-hydrolase, with protein sequence MNIKRFYTGGFMTNSYLLWDENKEAYLFDCEGERIDKIIDFINENQLELKYIILTHGHSDHICGLNAIKEVYPDAKVFIGDEDAECLVDPAKNHSTYIFGINFIYKGSFKRIKDGDMIGKFLVIDTPGHTRGSKCFFDKEDKILISGDTMFRRSFGRYDFPESSGEQLFNSLRRLCKLPSETVVYSGHTESTTIGEERIFLTSLGII
- the murI gene encoding glutamate racemase; translated protein: MNKDYNIGVFDSGLGGITVLKEISRLLPNENIIYFGDTKNVPYGEKTKEEIQALCERIVRFLFTNGCKLIVIACNTASIAAYEYLHKISPIPIVGIINSAVDSIPYNTYKEIGIIGTPFTVNSGEYPRKIKEKDENLKIYSVGCEKLCPMIEKGWENFSDRRVILADYITRIPKSAEALLLACTHYPLILNDIKDIFEGDILDPGEECAREVFRTLKANNLFNPKNEKGKIEFYVSGDKEIFQKKAQEFLGYEITRLFKVNI
- the glyA gene encoding serine hydroxymethyltransferase; this encodes MIKLEKLYETDREIFEAIELERKRQNEGIELIASENFVSPSVLEAAGSIMTNKYAEGYPDKRYYGGCIYVDVAEKLAIERAKKLFNVNYVNVQPHSGSQANMGVYKALINIGDTILGMRLDHGGHLTHGKNVNFSGKDYNVYSYSVSKETELIDYDEVERIAMEVKPKLIVAGASAYARVIDFKKFREIADKVGAYLMVDMAHIAGLVATGEHPSPIPYADVVTTTTHKTLRGPRGGVIMTNNEEIAKKINKTIFPGIQGGPLMHIIAAKAVAFKEALEPSFKEYQHQVVKNAKVLAKVLEEGGLRIVSGGTDNHMVLIDVKANKGLTGAQVEKALEIAGITVNKNGIPYDTEKPMVTSGIRIGSPAMTTRGMKEKEMEQIAKFILEVVDNINNVEKLQEIREEVKALCLKFPLYE
- a CDS encoding YegS/Rv2252/BmrU family lipid kinase gives rise to the protein MKKVKFLYNPFSGEKEIVKYLDYIIYSYQKKGYTIIPYRISFDSNLENVFEDIDESFHHILISGGDGTVNEIVNIMKRKNIDLPIGVIPAGTANDFAHLIGMPQSIRYSIDMILNSEVSTVDLGKANGKYFVNIFSSGLFTDVSQKTPTEYKNTFGKLAYYFTGIKELPKFKMLDLMVKSKEYSFEGSSILFFVFNGRTAGNFQVAHDSTVDDGFLDVIIIPKENFLEKLYILPHLMLKNNTSYPKGIIHFKTDEIEIDVKNKGDYTTDIDGEPGPHFPIKITCEKNGLKVLGWI
- the rfbC gene encoding dTDP-4-dehydrorhamnose 3,5-epimerase — encoded protein: MKVIKTDIEDVVIIEPQVFGDNRGWFTESWSQRKMEEAGLFYNFVQDNHSFSAVKGTLRGLHFQKGEASQAKLIRCVRGAVLDVAVDLRKNSKTYKKWVSCVLSEENKRQFLIPRGFAHGFLTLTDNVEFLYKADNYYNFEADRNIIWNDEELNINWGIENPILSPKDAKAPKLSESDVDF
- the rfbA gene encoding glucose-1-phosphate thymidylyltransferase RfbA produces the protein MKGIILAGGSGTRLYPLTMVTSKQLLPVYDKPMIFYPLSTLMLAGIKEILIISTPQDLPNFKKLLGDGSQYGISLSYAEQPRPDGLAQAFLIGEEFIGNDSCAMILGDNIFYGAGLSKHLKEAEAKEVGATIFGYYVNDPERFGIVEFDKDGKAISIEEKPEHPKSNYCVTGLYFYDNRVVDFAKKVRPSKRGELEITDLNKMYLEDGTLNVITLGRGYAWLDTGTMDSLAEATEFIKTIENRQGIQIASLEEIAYLHKWIDKEKLLEAAKKYGKSNYGQYLLKVAEDKIKY